One Myxococcota bacterium DNA segment encodes these proteins:
- a CDS encoding glycosyltransferase family 4 protein translates to MKILFCWMTVSGYMSACWRELSKREGVEPYVIAFASPSGSNTAFSGDDLMRGIEGRLITEEERDDPEHVRSLVQEQAPDVLALSGWSHPSYVSLAYASELDGSRLAMFMDNPRLPGPRQLVTRYAYRSYLERLERVFVTGERCWQLARLLAVPEERIVRGAYGVDVDGLAPLWDQRAALQGGWPRSFLFVGQYTERKGVDVLIRAYRRYRRHVEDPWPLVCCGMGPLADALRDEPGVEDRGFTQPDALNQFRLASGAFVLPSRYDAWPLAIVESCAAGLPVISSNACGSAVELVRPLHNGLVIPTGSEAALAEALARIHRSHADLPEMGRRSSRMAEAYSAQTWADRVIAACEELVASPRRRETRTGSGFGVSVVAKLRSLVGGRSG, encoded by the coding sequence ATGAAGATCCTTTTCTGTTGGATGACCGTTTCGGGGTATATGTCGGCTTGCTGGCGCGAACTCTCGAAACGCGAGGGAGTCGAACCCTACGTCATCGCCTTCGCGTCACCTTCGGGGAGCAACACGGCGTTCTCGGGCGACGACCTCATGCGTGGCATCGAAGGTCGGCTGATTACCGAGGAAGAACGAGACGATCCGGAACACGTGCGCAGCCTGGTTCAGGAACAAGCGCCCGACGTGCTCGCGCTCTCGGGATGGAGCCATCCCAGCTACGTCTCGCTCGCGTACGCTTCCGAACTCGACGGTAGCCGGCTCGCGATGTTCATGGACAATCCGCGCCTGCCTGGCCCAAGACAGCTGGTGACTCGCTATGCGTATCGCTCCTATCTGGAACGACTCGAGCGAGTGTTCGTCACCGGTGAACGATGTTGGCAACTCGCGCGCCTTCTCGCTGTGCCGGAGGAGCGCATCGTGCGCGGAGCGTACGGAGTCGATGTCGATGGCCTGGCACCTCTCTGGGATCAGCGAGCCGCTCTACAGGGAGGCTGGCCTCGCAGTTTCCTCTTCGTGGGTCAGTATACGGAGCGGAAAGGCGTCGACGTTTTGATTCGGGCGTACCGTCGATACCGACGACACGTGGAAGATCCCTGGCCTCTCGTGTGTTGCGGGATGGGCCCTCTCGCGGATGCGCTTCGGGACGAGCCTGGCGTCGAGGATCGGGGCTTCACACAGCCCGATGCCCTGAACCAGTTCCGCCTTGCGAGCGGCGCCTTCGTGCTCCCCAGCCGCTACGACGCATGGCCCCTCGCGATCGTCGAGAGCTGTGCAGCCGGCCTTCCGGTGATCAGCAGCAACGCGTGCGGATCCGCGGTCGAACTCGTGCGACCGCTGCATAATGGATTGGTAATCCCGACCGGCAGCGAGGCCGCCCTTGCCGAAGCGCTGGCACGGATCCATCGCAGTCATGCCGACCTCCCCGAGATGGGTCGCCGATCGTCGAGGATGGCAGAAGCCTACAGCGCCCAAACCTGGGCCGACCGCGTCATCGCCGCGTGCGAAGAGCTCGTCGCTAGCCCGCGGCGCCGTGAGACGCGCACGGGCAGCGGCTTCGGCGTGAGCGTGGTCGCGAAACTCCGTAGCCTGGTGGGGGGTCGATCCGGATGA